From the Thermoanaerobaculia bacterium genome, the window CGGACGGACCGCGAGGGGTCGGACTGCTGGTCCCCAGTTGCGGGATCTAGCTCTTCTTGTCGACCGTGACGACCTTCTTCACTCCGTCGAGCGCCTTGACGGCGGCCACCGCCTCCTGACGCTTGGCGCCGGACCAGTCCTGCTCGAACTCGAGCGTAACGACGCCACTCGCGGCCTCGGTGCCGACCTTGACGGCTTCGCTGCCGAGCGAATCGAGAAGCGCCCAGCGGATCGTCGCCTCCATCATCGCGTCTTTGATCTCCGCCTCACCTTCGGCCGCCGCGGCGCCTGCGGTGCTCGGGTTGTTGACCGTGGCGGCAAGCTCGAGGTCGTTGTCGACCAGGTGGACGCCCTTGACCGACTTGGCGATCGTCGAGGCGAGCTCCTTCGTCTCGCGCTTCCCGACCGTGCCGAGGAGGTTGACGTTGCCGCCGCTGGTGTTGACATCGATGCGCAGCGCGTCGGCGCCCAGCTTGGTGAGCAGCGCATGCTTCACGTCGCGGTTCACCAACCAGTCGCTCTTGTCGTCGGCGATCGCAGCACCCGCCGTGAACAGGAAGGCCGCAGCCGCCAGCGAGATGATCCATTTTGAAGTCTTCATGTGCATCCTCCTGGGAAAGTGCGGGCAGCTTGCTGCTGCCCTGCCATGCTCGACCAGTGAGCAAGAGCGATGCCATCTCGTAACTATTGCAAATACGATGGTTATGTCCTGCCGCCGGGCCGTGTTCGGCAAGGAGCCATTCGCTTTGCAGATTATTCTTCCGGAGAAGGAACCGCGGATCGGATGGAAATCGGCCGGGAGC encodes:
- a CDS encoding BON domain-containing protein, with translation MKTSKWIISLAAAAFLFTAGAAIADDKSDWLVNRDVKHALLTKLGADALRIDVNTSGGNVNLLGTVGKRETKELASTIAKSVKGVHLVDNDLELAATVNNPSTAGAAAAEGEAEIKDAMMEATIRWALLDSLGSEAVKVGTEAASGVVTLEFEQDWSGAKRQEAVAAVKALDGVKKVVTVDKKS